Within the Anaerolineae bacterium genome, the region GATAGGGACACAGCGGCGTCGGAAGGCCAGCCCTCACCCACGATGGTGAACCCCCCGGCGCTATGTCCCTCGAGGCGCACCGAGGGAGCGCTCGGACGCTGCTCTCTGGTGGGGGCCGGCTGCCCGTCCCGGCCTCCTCGCAGCAGGCGCGCGGCCAGAAACGTGCCCACCACGAACGCCACCGCCGCGATCAGGCCCACCGCCAGTATCCAGGTACGGCCGCTGTCGTTCTCTGAGTATGTGTCCATGCTGCTTTTGCTCATCAGGCCAGAAGCTCGCACTCGCTCGCGCAGGCTCGGGCGGTGGGGGCGACGTGCCCGCCTTCCCGATCACCGACCGCCCCTGGCGAGAGAGGCAAGCTGCTCCTCCTCTCCTCGCCTATGACGACGCTCCTGGATCCAGCCCAGTTCCCCACCGTCGTCGCTAGGCATCGGCGTACGCATAACATAACACCGGACGATGCTTCACGCATCATCGGCTAGAGCCGGGGGCCGAGTCGGGCTCGGCGCTGGGCCGCTCGTGGCGCGCCGTTCGGCCTGCTGGTCGCCTCGGGCCCGCCGGTGCAGCCGACCGCTCCCCATCGGTGGTGTCGGGTCGGATGGCCTCTGCTACAATCCCCTCTGCAGCGGGAACGGCCGTGCTGCTACACTCGCCCAAGGAGGGCCCATGCCACACTGCGCGATCGCGCCTGGTGGCTCGTGCTGGAGGCACCGCCATGCCTCCCCCTGAATCGCCATCCGGCCCCTGGGGGCGCTGGGAGGTGCGGGGCGAATGCTGGGACCTGGCCGATCTGGCCGCCTTCGCTGCCGTCCGCGATCTCCTGGACCGGGCGGAGCTCATCCCTGACGTAGTCGCTATTGGCGTCTCCTCAGAAGGCAGGAAGCTCATCGTCCGAGCCTGGTCCGCTTCCCTCTCGGCCGAGATCAGGCGTGCGCTCGACGAGGTCCAGGCGGCTCATCCCGACGTGGTGTTCCTCGGCCTCCGAGCCACGTGGGAGCCGGGGGCGGGCCCGGCCGAGGAAGAGGGTACCGCGCTCTTCCTCCGGCCACGCCAGTGCGACCGCTCCCGATCCACCGCTGAGAGTGCAAGACCTCACGATCAGGGCGGAGAGCCTTGAGCCGCAGTATCGCTCCGGGCTGAAGCCGCGGAGCCATAGGTGAGTGAAGCCCGGCTGCGCGGGCCAGAGAGCTCTGGCAGCCGGCGAAGGCCGGCTTCGCCTTGTCGTAGCCCCTGGTTCACCCCTGAGCGGCGATGGTGCTGCGAACCCGTCCCTCCGATCCCAGACTGCTACCGGAGTTGACGCCGGCCCCATTAGCGGCTAACCTTTTAGCACTGGTGGCACCTCGCCCCAGGGTACCTCTAAGGAGAGACACCAAACCATGACTACCCTCCTCTGGGTCTAGCCTCCGTCTGAGCTTCGTCTGGCGGCATGTCCTGGCGGCCGCAGCCGTCCGTCCGAGAGCATCCGCTCCGGCCGGCCCGTCGGTCGCACCAGCTACACCCAGGAGTACAAGTCATGGTTTCTCCCTCGCGACGAACCCCCGCGCCCGAGTCCTCGTCGCGCTCGAACAACTGGCGCTGCTGGGACCGCCTGGCCGATTGGTACGACGGCTGGGTGGGCCCCACGGGCAGCGAACACCACCGGAAGCTGGCCCTGCCGGCCGCGCTGGAGTTGCTGCGACCCCGGGCCGGAGAGCGCATACTGGACGTCGGCGCCGGTCAGGGCGTGCTGGCGCCTGCCATCGTCCAGGGCGGGGCGCGTTACGTCGGAGTAGAAATGAGCCCCCGGCTGCTGCGTCACGCTCGCCGCCATCGCGGCCGCCTGGGCAAGTTCGTCCGCGCGGACGCGCGCTGCCTGTGGCAATGCCCCTCCCTCGGGCCCGGCTCTTTCGACGGCGTGGTCTTCCTGCTCAGCATCCAGGACATGGATCCTTTGACCGACGTATTGAGGTCGGCGGCCTGGGCCCTCCGGCCCGGCGGGCGGCTGGTCATGGTGATGACGCATCCTTGCTTCCGCGTCCCCCGGCAGAGCGGTTGGGGGTGGGATGAGGACCGGCGACTGGTCTACCGCCGGGTAGACTCCTACCTGACCTCCCGGTCCGTGCCCCTCACACCGCAACCGCTAAAGCGCCGTCGCCAGGTGGTCTGGAGCTTCCATCGGCCCCTGCAGGAGTACGTGAACGGCCTGTCGTGCCAGGGCTTGCTGGTGGAGCGCATAGAGGAACTGGCCACCCACAGCCACAACCCGGACTCCGCTGGCCGCGCCAAGGCTCACAGGCTGGCCGACCGGGAGATTCCTCTCTTCCTCGGCCTGAAGGCAGTCAAGCTCGCGGAGACGGAGGCGGGCAAGGAGCAGGTCAACCGACGTTGACCCGCCCCAGGTCCACCTGTCCCCGGCCCTCCCCCGCTTCCACCTTCATGGAGAGGATGTAGCTGCCCGGCGCTAGGTCGGCGGGAAGGAAGATGATGCGCGGGTCCCGATAGGTCTGCCCGATGGCCCAGGCCTCCGGCCCGAGGGCCTCGGCGAGGGCCTCGCCCGTGGCAATGGTCCTGAGCTGCCCGCCCGTCTCCAGCACGAACTCGAGTTGTACTCTCTGCCTCTCCTGTACCCGCCAGAAGAGGGCGATGGACAGCGGCTGCCCGGCCGACAGGGCGATCTCGCGGGCACGCTCGCCCCCCAGCGGTGAGAGGTCCCAGCCCATGAGCCGCATGGGCCCCAACCCCACCTGCTGGCGGACTACCGTTCGCAGGGCTGCTGCATCCAATAGCTGAGGCATGGGCACCACCTCGATCTGCCCCAGGACCAGATGGTCGGACCCATCGGGAAGCCTCAGGCGGGCGCCGGTGACCACATCGTACAAGCCCGCCACCACCGTGTAGTTGCCGGGGGGAGTGCCCAGGAGCACCGGCACCGCCTGCCGGTCCACCACCGTCACCCCCGGCGCCCACCGGCTGACGGGAAGATGCCCCGAAACGGGTAGCGTATCTCGCTGGCCCACTATGTTGCTCCTCCCATCCAGCGCCTGGATGAAGAGGGCATACTCGCCGACGGCAGGGCCACTCAGCCGCCAGTGGAACTCGACCGGAACCGCGGCTCCAGGGGTTACGCCACCGCCGCCCAGGGCATAGGCTTCCAGGGCGATGCGGTCGCCGAAGATGGCGTTGGCCTGGCGGAGCCGAAGATCCGGCGGAGCGAACTCGTGCTGAGTCAGGCGCACGTTGCCGTACCAGGTATCAAGGGCCTTATGTGCATTCAAGTCTAGCCAGCTCTCCACCACCCCATCGGGATCGCTCTCGGCCGTGGCCCAGAGCACGGAGAAGGCGCGCGAGTGCCGCCGGGCGATGGCCGCCAACTCCGCTTCCAGCCGCGCTCTATCAGGGGGCCTGGTGTCGGGCAGGGGATAGAGGCGGGCGGCGCCTCGGTAGTAGTAGGAGAAGACCTCGACCTGGCCCGGGGCATTCAGGATGACAGCATCCTCCGGTCCTGCTGCCGCCTCGATGTAGGCGGCCAGTCCCCGGTAATCATCGCGGGAGGCTCCCTGGCCGCCGTAGTAGGCGCTCAGTCCGCCGTACGCCGCCAGGCCGGCCGGCGCCATCACTGCCAGGGCCGCTGCCACGCCCACCACTGCGCCTGCCCGGCGGGCCCCCGCTGAGGCCAGCCAGGCCGTACCGGCCCCAGCCAGCAGGTGGTAGGCAGGCAGGCCGATGAGCAGGAACTTAGCTCGGTACATGGGCCGGAGGAGAGAAATGGCCCAGAGCGATACCGCCGGCCAGATGGCTGCCGTGGCCGCCAGCCCCCAGAGCAGCCGGTGGCGGGCTCGGGCGGGCGCCAAGGCCAGCCCCAGGACGGCGGGCACGAGCGCCACCCAGCCGACCATCGAGGTAGCCTGGGCTGCCGGCCCCAAGGAGTAGAGCCGTGCCGCTTCCTCCAGGTAGAACCAGAGGGGCTCCCGGGCGCTGATGGCGGGCCAGCCCCCGGCACTGCGGAGCATGACCGGCAGCCAGGGCAGGAAGAGCAGAGCTACCGCACCCTGCGCGATGACCCAGTCCCGTACCTCCCCACGCACCGTGCTCCGCGCCGACCGGTAGCGCCCGGCCAGCCAGAGGGCCAGGGCCAGGTTGTGGAGCGCCAGCACCATCAGCCCCAGGTAGTGCGACCACAGCAGCCCGGCAGCGGCCAGAACGTAGCCGGCGGCCCAGCGGCGCGCCCGGAAGCCCTGCTCGCGGGCCAGCAGATACTCGCTCAGCGCCCAGGTGGAGACCGCCGCCAGCAGCGCCACCAGAGCGTACGCCCTGGCTTCCTGGGAGTAGTAGACCGCGAATGGGGAAACCACCGCCAGAGCTCCCGCCGCCACTGCAGCGGCCTCACCTGCCAGCCGGCGAGCCCACAGGTAGGTAACCAGCACCAGCAGGCAGCCAATGACGGCCGAGAGGGACCTCAGCCCCGCCTCGGAGGTGCCGAACAGACGGGCCCACAAGTTGAGCAGGTAGTAGTACAGCGGCGGATGGATGTCGGCTCCGGCGGCGGGGGCGATGTCCGCCAGGGAGCGAAGGGTCATACCCCAGGAGTTGCCCTCGTCGGCCCACAGGCTCTGCCGGCTGAGGCCCTCGAAGCGGAAGACGACTGCAGCCACGAATAGTGCCGCCGGCACCATCGCCCGCGAGAGCCCCCCGGCCCGGAACTGGCGAGCCCTGTCCGACGTCCATATGATGGAGCCGTGGGCAGACATGCGACGATTATAGGCAGCCGCAGAACCGGGCGGCAACAACCCGCCGGTCAGGGCGGAGTGAGAGGTGCAGCGTGAGAGGGAGCAACCCTCTGTACGGTCTCCTGTTTCTGCTGGTGATCGGCGTGGCCGTTGTGGCTGGATACGTCGTAGCCAGCAGCGTCCGCATCGGACCTCTTCGCCCGCCCGACATCCTGGCCCACCTCTCTTCGCCCACGCCCACACCCGGGCGAGTCGAAGCCCGTCTGGTGACCCCTTCGCCCACCGGCGACCATCCCGAAGCGGACGCCACTCCTGCCGCCTGGCCCACCGTGCCCCTGCCCACGGAGCGCCCGGCGCCCACCGTGATCGTCCCCACCTTCGCTCCCGCCCCCACCGCCACCTCCGGCTCGAGCTCGCTAGGGCCCACCGCTGCCCAGCCCGCGGAAGAGCGAGGGACGCCCACGCCAGCGGCCACCGGCCAACTGGAACCGCCTTCGCCCACGCCCACCCGGCCGGCCTACCTGTTCGTACCCGCCGGCGCTCCCACTATGGCCGAAGACCGGGGATGCTTCGTGGGCGCCGTCTTCGGCTACGTCAAGGACGAGAGAGGCAATCCGCTGCCCGGAGTGCAACTTCGGGTCTACGATCCCTGGAACCACAACTTCCCCGCCATCACCAAGCAGCCTCCCGACACCGGCTACTACGACGTCATCCTGGGGACGGGCCCGGCGACCTACTACGTGGTGGTGGTGGACTCCCTGGGCAACCAGATCTCCCCGGTGGTGGAGGTACAGCACCGGGAGGGCGCCAAAGGTTGCTGGTACCAGGTGGACTTCCTGCGCACCCGCCCGCAATAGGACGCTGATGGCCCTGATACTGCGCTGATTCTCGCTGATCTTCGTTCGTCACTCTTCAGGATCAGCACCAATCTGCGCAGTATCAGCGGCATCAGCGTTTCATTCCCCGCTCAGGCGAGAGCAGTCTGGGCGAACTCCACCTGCGAGCCGGCACCGAAGGGCCGCACCAGGTCGGGCATCAGATAGCGGAGGTGGAAAAGGGAATCGGCGCCGGTACAGTGGTTGAGATACAGCTGGGGAGAGCCCCAGGCCTGCAGGCGCTGAGACAACTCGCGAAGGTGCTCTTGGGGAACTCCCGCCAGGTGAGTGCCCCCTATCACCGCCACCAGAGGGACATCGAGGCGCTCCCTGACGGCCTCCAGGATGTTGAGCACGCCGGCATGGGCACAGCCCAGCAGCACCACCACCCCGTCTCGTACCTTCAACACCAGCGACAAATCGTCGCGGTAAGGGTCGGGAGCGAAGCTGTCGCCCACTTTGACCACGTGAAGCTTCCCCCGTCCTTCCGGGTAGGGACGCTGCCGGATCTCACCGGTGGTCCACACTCCCGGCACCACTTCGGTGGGCTGATCGCTCAGCCGCGGAAGGAAAGCGTGCTCCAGGACCTGCTGCCGCTCGCGGTTCATGCCAATGGACCGCCGTTCGGGGCCAGAGAACCTTTCCTCGAAGATCCCGGGGTGAGCCACCAGCGGCCTGCGGCTCAGGAGAGGGGCCAGTGCCTCCAGCCCTCCAGTGTGGTCGGTGTGGCCGTGGCTGAGCACCACCGCGTCCGGAACGGCCGCCCTGAGGGCCTTGAGATTGTGCCTAACCACCGCGCCGCTCTCCCCGGTGTCGAACAGAACGCGACCGCCCTGCGCCTCCACCAGAAGCGACAGCCCGTGCTCGGCCAATAGGCCGCCACGAGAGACGCAGTTGTCCACCACGCAAGTAACTCTCAAGCCTTGCCCCTTGCCGACGCTTGGCGCGCCGGCACCACCGAGCTTATCCCCGGATGCCCGCGGCATCAAGTCGCCTCCAGAGCGGGGGTTACCGGTTCGCCGTCCGGGGCGTCAGCGCTCCGACGCCACTTTGACCGGCAAGGACCGGCCCCCTAGAATGGCGCGAGCTAGCCGAGCGTGGCCTGAACCCCGCCATACGCGACCAAGGAGTCTCACCCGTGACCGGCAATCGCTCGCCTCTCATCGTTCTGCTGGTGATCGCCGTTGCCTGCAGCTGCATCGCCCTGCTCCTGGGTTGCGCCGGAGTAGGCTACGTCGCGTGGCGCGGTGAGGAGGTAGTGTCCGGAGGCATCCAGCGCCAGGCAACCGCCGTCATCACGCGGGTGCCTGCCTCTCCCACCGCGCAGGGACCGGACGGCCGACCCTTAGGGGGTGAGCTGCGGCTGCCCGGCGCCATGCCGCCTACTCTGGACCCAGCCCTCAGCCAGGACAGCACCTCCGCCCAGTACATCGTGGAGATCTTCAGCGGCCTGGTCACCGCTGGGCCCGACCTGGAGCTGGTTCCTGACATCGCCGAGGACTACGAGATCAGTGACGATGGCCGGGTGTACACCTTCCATCTCCGTCGCAACGTCCGCTTCCACAACGGAACGCCGGTCACCGCTGACGACTTCAAGTTCTCCCTCGAACGATCCTGTGACCCTGCCACCGGCTCGCCCATCGCGGCCACCTACCTGGGGGATATCGTAGGAGCGAGAGAGATGCTCGCCGGCCGGGCCCGGGAGCTGGCCGGAGTGCGCGTCGTGGACGACTACACTCTGGAGATCGAGATAGACGCGCCGCGGCCCTCCTTCCTGGCCAAGCTGTCCCATCCGGTGGCCTTCGTGGTAGACCGCCGCAGTCTCCAGTCCGACGACATCTTCCAACGCTTCACCGGTACCGGCCCCTTCAAGCTGGTCGAGGTCATACCGGGGGATCGCATCGTCCTGGAGGCGAACCGGGACTACTACCGCGACCCTCGGCCGGCACTAGACCGAGTGGTGTACCGGCTGGGTGGGGGAGATCCGGTCACCATGTACGAGAACGACGAGCTGGATGCCACTCTGGTTGGTACTGCTACTCTGCCCCGCATAACCGATCCGGCTAGCGGCCTCGCCTCCGAGCTCACCGTGAGCGAGCAACTGGCTACTTTCTACGTGGGGCTGAACTGCGAGACCCCGCCCTTCGACGACCTCGAGGTTCGACGAGCCTTCGCCCTGGCGCTGGACCGGCAGAAGATCGTGGACATCCTTTACGAGGGCACGGTGCCTGCGGCCAAGACGGTGGTACCCCCGCAAATGCCGGACTACGACAACGAGGGGCTGGCCGCGCCCGCGTTGGACGTAGAAGAAGCCCGGCGGGCGCTAGCCCGGTCCTCCTACGGGAGCGCCGGAGCCCTCCCGCCCATCACTCTTTACGTGGCTTCCGCTACTCCCCAGACGGATCCCGTGGCCGAGGCGATCGCCGTCATCCTGGAGGAGAACCTTGGGGTGACCCTGGAGGTGGAGCAGAGCGACTGGTCTACCTTCCTGGACGGTCTGAATTACAGCGCCCATCCCTATCAGATGTACATTCTGGGCTGGATTGCCGACTACGCTGATCCGGAGAACTTCCTGAATGTGCTTTTCTCCAGCGGTAGCCACGACAACCACAGCGGCTACTCCAATCCAGAGGTGGACCGGCTGCTGGCCGAGGCGGGCCTGGAGATGGATCAGGAGGAGCGCCACCGCTTGTACCTGGAGGCGGAGGAGGTGATCCTCTCCGAGGTCCCGGTCATCCCCCTGTACCACGACGTGGAGTACTGGCTCACCAAGCCCTACGTCCGCCAGCTGCCCCATCCGGCCATGGTAGTCCCTGTGCTCCAGTATGCCTACATCCAACCCTGAGAGGCAGGCGCCAGCGGAGGACAGGATTGACCTACGATCTGCTCATCACCGGCGGGCGAGTGATCGACCCGGCCCAAGGCCTAGATGGTCCCGCCGATGTGGCCCTGCTTCAGGGCAGGGTGGCTGCGGTCGAAGCTGACCTCTCGGGCTTTGAGGCCGTCTCCCGGCTGGACGCTACCGGCTGCCTGGTGGTGCCGGGACTGATAGACCTTCACACCCACGTGGCTTTCCGCCTGGACGCCATCAGCATCGAGGCCGATCGACATGCCCCCTCCTCGGGCGTCACTACTTGGGTAGACGCCGGCAGCGCCGGAGCCGCCAACTTCGCTGGCTTTCGGCACTACGTCATCGAGCCCTCGTGCGTCCGCATCCTGCCCTTCCTGAACGTCTCCGAGCCCGGGCTGACCTGCCTGGAGGTGGTCCACGGCGTCATCGAGCACCTGGACGCCGACTCCGCCTTCCGTGCGGTGGAGGAGAACCGGGACCTGATGAAGGGCATCAAGGTGCTGAGCTGCGCCATGCGCGTAGGCCCTACCGGCCTCACCCCACTCCGGGTGGCACTAGAGGTGGGGCGGGCCACCGATCTGCCGGTGATGTGCCACATCGGCGCGCCACCCCCGGGCCTGGGAGACATGCTCCCTTTGATGCGCCCCGGCGACATCGTCACCCACATCTACAAGGGGCGGAAGGGCTGTCTGATGGTGGGGAACGACCGCGTGCGGCCGGAGGCCTGGGAAGCGCGCCGACGGGGGGTGCTGTTTGACGTGGGCCACGGCGCTGGCAGCTTCTCCTGGGAAGTGGCCCGCGCCGCTCTCGACCAGGGCTTCCCCCCGGACTTCATCTCCAGCGACCTGCATCGGTCCAGCGTGGGCTCCGGCGCCTTCAGCCTGCCCTCGGTGATGAGCAAGTTTCTGCATCTGGGCTTGCCCCTGCAGGAGGTAGTGCAACTGGTCACCGACGCGCCCGCCCGGGTGCTGGGGCTGCAGGGCGAGGTCGGTTGCCTTCGACCTGGCGCTTGCGGCGATGTGACCGTGTTGCGGCTGGAAGAGGGCCGGTTCCCACTGGCGGACTGCGAGGGCGTGCAGGAGGAGTTGCACCAGCGCCTGGTCGCGGTCCGCACCGTGGCGGCGGGTGTGGAGCTGGACGCCTGCTCCTGACGGCGACAACACCCGCTTGTGTAGGGTGGCAGCGGCGGTCTCCGCGGGCAGGCTCAAAGCCTCGCCGTGGTGCCACGGCTGGCGGTCCCGCCCCTGGGGCGAGCTCTTGGGATGCACGTCAGGAACAGCGAAAAGCCACGGTCGTGACCGTAGCTTGTGTCGATGATATGGAAGGCCTCGCCCTTCAAACCCGGAGCTAACCCTCGACTTGCCTAACTGACATTACATCACCGACGACTCGGGCGAGGCCTGCGCAACCGCCCCTGCGGGCTTTCGGTCTTCATGGCTGACGCGTGCCGCCGGGGGATCGGCCTGCTTTCTCCGCTCCTGCCTGCCCCCTTGGTGCCTTCACCCCTGAGAAAGAGAGGCGAGGAGCCCCCGGGGTGAGGGCTCCCCAGAACTCCAGTGGCAAGAAGAGGAGGGGAATGGGGGGACATGTAGCAGTGGGGGGATCACTGCAGGAGAGTATGTGAGCTATTCGCTTGTTCCACCGGACAGTATGCATGTGGTGAGTTAAACGGTCATAAAGCGTCTCTCAGAGATTCATCAGAAGGAGAGGGTAATCTGATAGGAGAACTCCGCACGATCGTTCGGCCTCTGCTTGGCCCTTGGCCGAGCTGGAACTTGGCAGGCAACACCGCGCCTGCGCCTATGTCTCCACCGCACCCGGCGCAAGCTCTGTCCGGTCGCCAGAATGGCGGGAACAGCACAGCGAAGTTGACTGGACAGACATAACAGTTAAGATGCCGGCACATAGGCGGTTCCCGCCGGGCGATGGGGCTGCGTCGCCACCGGGTCCGGAGGACGGAGAGAGTAGATGGAGCTGTACCTGTTGCGACACGCCATTGCCACTAAGCGCGACGTGGGTGGCTACCAGGACGACGCCGAGCGCCCACTCACGCGTCGGGGCGAGCGCAGAATGCGGCGCATCGCTCGCGGCTTGCTCTCTCTCGGTTTTCGGTGCGATGCTGTGCTAACTAGCCCATATCTCCGTTCACGCCAGACGGCCGACATCCTTGTCGACGCCTTGAATGATGGACCCGAGCCGCTGACCCTCGATGCCCTGGCGCCGGGCGGAAGCCACCAGGAATTGGTGGCTCAGATCAGTCGCCTGCATGGCCCCGACGAAAGCTTGGTGCTGGTAGGCCATCAGCCGGACCTGGGCCAGCTGGCCTCGGTGCTGTGCACCGGAGGTCTGAGCCTGGACCTGAACCTGCGCAAAGGCGGAGTGTGCCGTCTCGCTGTGTCCGAGCTGAGTTACGGGCGGTGCGCCACCCTTGAATGGCTGCTGGCGCCGAGTCAGTTGATCCAGTTGGCTGGAGGAAAGGACTCGCGAGCTGGTGAGCGCTGGTGAGAGCTCGACGATCGGGGAGGAGGGATGAAGACTCCTGGTTTGAACCAGGCGCATGACTATCCGGGCAAGCTCATCGTGGTGGAGGGCATTGACGGGTCGGGCAAGTCCACCCAGGCTCAGTTACTGCAGAAGTGGCTGATGAACCGGGGAGTGCCTGTCTTCTTCACCGAGTGGAACTCCTCTCCCCTGGTACGGCGAGCCACTCGGGTGGGCAAGAAGAAGAATCGCCTCACTCCGACGACCTTCAGTCTTCTTCACGCCACCGACTTCGCCGACCGGCTGACCTATCAGATCATTCCGCCCCTGAAGGCGGGCATGATGGTCATCGCCGACCGATACGCCTACACCGCATTTGCGCGGGACGTGGCCCGGGGGGTGCATCCTGAGTGGGTGCGCGAGGTGTACAGCTTCGCTGTGTGCCCGGATGTAGCCTTCTATTTCAAGGTCCCGGTGGAGTGCTCGCTCAACCGGCTGCGAAGCGCTCGGGCCAAGATCAAGTTCTACGAAGCGGGCATGGATCTGAAGCTTAGCCCCGACTTGGAGGAATCCTTCCGCCTGTTCCAGGGGCGAGTGCTGCAGGAGTACGATCGTATGGCGGAGGAGTTTGGCTTCCGGGTCATGGATGCTGAGCTCCCCATAGACGTGCAGCAACAGCAGTTGCGCAGGATCGTGGAGGAGACGGTGGCAGAGTACCTGGAGCCCTTTGCTGCCGGATTCACCTCCCGCACCGCTGCCGTCCCTCTTCCGGGGTTGGATCGATGAGCGAACGGCGTGCCTTCATGGGTAAGGGGCTGCCTTACGTGGACACCAGTGGTCTGTCGGGGTGCCTCATCGTCATCGAGGGCAGTGACGGCGTCGGGCGCACCACTCAGATCCGCCTCCTGCGCGGTTGGCTGGAGTATCAGGGCTATGGGGTGGTGGACACCGACTGGACCTCCTCGCCCTTGGTGTCTTCCACCATAGACCTAGCCAAAGAAGGCCACACCATGAACGTGTGGACCTTCAACCTGCTCTATGCCACCGACTTCGCCGACCGGTTGGAGCACGAGATCATCCCCGCGCTCCGGGCCGGGTTCGTGGTGCTCTCGGACCGCTACGTGTACACGGCTATCGCCCGTGCCTGCGCCCGCGGAGCCGACCGCGCCTGGGTGCAGGAGCTGTTTGGTTTCGCCCTCGAGCCCGACGTGGTGTTCTACTTAGAGGCCGACGCCGAGACGCTGGTCCGGCGGGCTCTGCTCGCCGATGGGCTGGACTACTGGGAGTCGGGGCTGGATCAGAACCCCGGTCTCGACCCGTATGACAGTTTCATCCGCTACCAGCGAAAGCTACTGCAGGAGTATGCTCGGCTCGCGCGCGAGTTTGGCTTCGTCACCATTGATGCCACGTCCCCCATTGCGACGGTACAGCGTAGCCTGCGCCGTCACTTGGTCCCACTCCTGACCCGAAGCAGTCCGCCGGACCCGGCCCCTTCAGTTGAGCCTCCTGGCTTCGCCCCGGCTTAGGGGGAAGCCACTGCACCCAACCGAACCTACGGCAGTACCCGGCCCCCGAGCCGAGGGCGGTTGAGGGCGCCGCCCGAGCGCCCTACAATGGGTGCGGCGCGTATCGATAGCTGCTGAGTTGAGCGTGAAGTCCATAGGAGGAATCGGATGAAGTCGTCTACACTTGTGATCCTGTTGGTGGTGCTGGCAGTGCTGTTGCTGTGCTGCTGCGTCGCCGTCGCTCTGGGGGCTGTGGCCATCTATGGCGGCGGTGGTCCCACAATATCCAGTGGCTGGTCCAT harbors:
- a CDS encoding MBL fold metallo-hydrolase, with protein sequence MRVTCVVDNCVSRGGLLAEHGLSLLVEAQGGRVLFDTGESGAVVRHNLKALRAAVPDAVVLSHGHTDHTGGLEALAPLLSRRPLVAHPGIFEERFSGPERRSIGMNRERQQVLEHAFLPRLSDQPTEVVPGVWTTGEIRQRPYPEGRGKLHVVKVGDSFAPDPYRDDLSLVLKVRDGVVVLLGCAHAGVLNILEAVRERLDVPLVAVIGGTHLAGVPQEHLRELSQRLQAWGSPQLYLNHCTGADSLFHLRYLMPDLVRPFGAGSQVEFAQTALA
- the tmk gene encoding dTMP kinase, producing MKTPGLNQAHDYPGKLIVVEGIDGSGKSTQAQLLQKWLMNRGVPVFFTEWNSSPLVRRATRVGKKKNRLTPTTFSLLHATDFADRLTYQIIPPLKAGMMVIADRYAYTAFARDVARGVHPEWVREVYSFAVCPDVAFYFKVPVECSLNRLRSARAKIKFYEAGMDLKLSPDLEESFRLFQGRVLQEYDRMAEEFGFRVMDAELPIDVQQQQLRRIVEETVAEYLEPFAAGFTSRTAAVPLPGLDR
- the sixA gene encoding phosphohistidine phosphatase SixA, with the translated sequence MELYLLRHAIATKRDVGGYQDDAERPLTRRGERRMRRIARGLLSLGFRCDAVLTSPYLRSRQTADILVDALNDGPEPLTLDALAPGGSHQELVAQISRLHGPDESLVLVGHQPDLGQLASVLCTGGLSLDLNLRKGGVCRLAVSELSYGRCATLEWLLAPSQLIQLAGGKDSRAGERW
- a CDS encoding class I SAM-dependent methyltransferase, encoding MVSPSRRTPAPESSSRSNNWRCWDRLADWYDGWVGPTGSEHHRKLALPAALELLRPRAGERILDVGAGQGVLAPAIVQGGARYVGVEMSPRLLRHARRHRGRLGKFVRADARCLWQCPSLGPGSFDGVVFLLSIQDMDPLTDVLRSAAWALRPGGRLVMVMTHPCFRVPRQSGWGWDEDRRLVYRRVDSYLTSRSVPLTPQPLKRRRQVVWSFHRPLQEYVNGLSCQGLLVERIEELATHSHNPDSAGRAKAHRLADREIPLFLGLKAVKLAETEAGKEQVNRR
- a CDS encoding amidohydrolase/deacetylase family metallohydrolase, producing the protein MTYDLLITGGRVIDPAQGLDGPADVALLQGRVAAVEADLSGFEAVSRLDATGCLVVPGLIDLHTHVAFRLDAISIEADRHAPSSGVTTWVDAGSAGAANFAGFRHYVIEPSCVRILPFLNVSEPGLTCLEVVHGVIEHLDADSAFRAVEENRDLMKGIKVLSCAMRVGPTGLTPLRVALEVGRATDLPVMCHIGAPPPGLGDMLPLMRPGDIVTHIYKGRKGCLMVGNDRVRPEAWEARRRGVLFDVGHGAGSFSWEVARAALDQGFPPDFISSDLHRSSVGSGAFSLPSVMSKFLHLGLPLQEVVQLVTDAPARVLGLQGEVGCLRPGACGDVTVLRLEEGRFPLADCEGVQEELHQRLVAVRTVAAGVELDACS
- a CDS encoding thymidylate kinase: MSERRAFMGKGLPYVDTSGLSGCLIVIEGSDGVGRTTQIRLLRGWLEYQGYGVVDTDWTSSPLVSSTIDLAKEGHTMNVWTFNLLYATDFADRLEHEIIPALRAGFVVLSDRYVYTAIARACARGADRAWVQELFGFALEPDVVFYLEADAETLVRRALLADGLDYWESGLDQNPGLDPYDSFIRYQRKLLQEYARLAREFGFVTIDATSPIATVQRSLRRHLVPLLTRSSPPDPAPSVEPPGFAPA
- a CDS encoding peptide ABC transporter substrate-binding protein — protein: MTGNRSPLIVLLVIAVACSCIALLLGCAGVGYVAWRGEEVVSGGIQRQATAVITRVPASPTAQGPDGRPLGGELRLPGAMPPTLDPALSQDSTSAQYIVEIFSGLVTAGPDLELVPDIAEDYEISDDGRVYTFHLRRNVRFHNGTPVTADDFKFSLERSCDPATGSPIAATYLGDIVGAREMLAGRARELAGVRVVDDYTLEIEIDAPRPSFLAKLSHPVAFVVDRRSLQSDDIFQRFTGTGPFKLVEVIPGDRIVLEANRDYYRDPRPALDRVVYRLGGGDPVTMYENDELDATLVGTATLPRITDPASGLASELTVSEQLATFYVGLNCETPPFDDLEVRRAFALALDRQKIVDILYEGTVPAAKTVVPPQMPDYDNEGLAAPALDVEEARRALARSSYGSAGALPPITLYVASATPQTDPVAEAIAVILEENLGVTLEVEQSDWSTFLDGLNYSAHPYQMYILGWIADYADPENFLNVLFSSGSHDNHSGYSNPEVDRLLAEAGLEMDQEERHRLYLEAEEVILSEVPVIPLYHDVEYWLTKPYVRQLPHPAMVVPVLQYAYIQP